In Streptomyces sannanensis, the DNA window CGCGGGTGAGCCGCTGGTCGCCCAGTGCGAACGACCAGTTGAACGCGAGCAGGGCGTCCGCGGAGAGGAAGGACGGCGCCGCGGTGCCGCTGTCCTCCTCCTGCGGTCCGACGACGGCACGTGCGGTCAGCCCCCGCGCCGGCTCCCTGGGCCAGTGCACCTGTACACCGGTGGCGGCGAGGGCCCGCGCCGCCTCGCCCAGCAGCTCGGTCACCTCCTCGTCGGCGAGCTCGACGGCATCCGGCACCGCCGCCGAGAGCAGGGGCGCGAGCGGGGCCCAGGCGCGGGCGGCCCGGCGCAGCGCGACCAGCGCGTCCATCCGGGCCCGCGGCCCGAAGGAGGCGCCGGCCGGACCGGAGCCGGCCCACACCTCGGCGGAGTCCGCGACCAGCAGCGGGTCGCTGACACTGTGGATCTGGAGGACGGCACGGAAGACCGGGCTCTCGCCCTCGGCGTCCGCCGCGGCGAGCCCGGGCAGTTCGACCCGCAGGGAGAGACGTACGCCCGCGTCGTGCCCGGCGGCGATCTCGGCGGCCCAGGCCCGCTGCTCGGGAACGCGCTGCGGCGCCGGTGCCGCGAAGGCCGGGCCGCCGGCGGCGAGTGGTGCGGCGGGAGTGCGCGGCAGTCCGTCCGCTACCGCGTCGAGGAAGGTCCTCAGCAGCCGCTCCGGTTCGGGCAGCCGCACCGGCTCGGTGCCGTCGAGGGGCACGGCGTGGGCACGCGGCGGCATCGACGCGGCGAGGGTGCGTACCCGCTCCAGGTCGTCGGCGGCCAGTGGCCCGGCCCGCCAGGCGTCGTGGTCGTCGGCGGTGAGACCCGGCAGCAGCCGCCCGCGGGCAGCGAGTTGCAGGGCGAGCAGCGCGGCGGCGCCCCAGAACGCGACGGCCTCGGTGGCCTGTGCCGAGGTGCGGGCCCGGGTGAGGACCGGCAGCGCGTCCCCCACGGGCAGCACCAGCGCCCGTGCGTCACAGGGACGCGCGTCGTCGGCGACGAGCGTCACCTCCTCGACGGCAGCCGCGAGCACGGCGGGCGGCTCGCTGCCGTCGGGGTGCCAGAAGGCGACGCGGCCTGCGCGTGCCGGGATCGCGGGCAGGAAGACCGCGGAGCAGCGGGCGAGTTCGGTGATCTCGGAGGGCGTTGCCGTGGGGGAACTGTGCGCAGCGATGATGTGATTCCTCAAATTTGACTACTCGGCCTGGGGTCGTTGAGGGTACACCAGACCGGGCAGGGGCGGACGCCATCACGTTGTGACGCGGGTCACCGCCGCTGGAACCGTGCGCAGGCGGCGTACGTTCGTAAGAGAGGAAGCGGCACGGGCCGCGAAGGAGGCGACGAAGATGTCGAAGAGCGCGAAGATCGCCGCCGCGGGTGTGGTGGCCGGCCTCGTCCTGATCCCCCTGATCGGATTCTGGCCCTCGCTGCTGGTGATCGTCGGTGTGCCGGTCGCGGCATACCTGATGCTGGACCCCTTCCAGCGCCGCAGGCTGCGCCGGATCCCACGCAAGGAGATCGGCCGCTGATCACTTCTCCGACGTGCCGTTATAGGGTCGTACGGCTCGATAGCAGGTACGGAAGAGGGGAGTTCCGCACGATGAGCGGGACGGTCACAGCGGTCAGCAGCAACGCCGAATACTCGTTCACCAAACCCAACCGCGACAGCATCACCCTGCTCGCCGGGCTCGGCGTCGAGGGGGACGTGCACGCGGGCGTGACCGTCAAGCACCGCTCCCGCGTCGCCAAGGACCCCACCGTGCCGAACCTGCGCCAGGTCCACTTCATCCACCAGGAGCTCTTCGACGAGGTGCGGGAAGCGGGCTTCGAGGTGGCGCCCGGCGAGCTCGGCGAGAACATCACCACCCGCGGCCTCGACCTGCTCGGGCTACCCACCGGAACCCTGCTCCGCATCGGCGCCGAGGCGGTCGTCGAGCTCACCGGACTGCGCAACCCCTGCCTCCAGATCGACAACTTCCAGAACGGGCTGCTCAAGCAGTGCGTGGGCCGCGACGAGGACGGCAACATCGTGCGCAAGGCCGGCGTCATGAGCGTCGTCAGGACCGGCGGAGTCATACGACCGGGCGACCCGATCAAGGTGGAACTCCCGGAGGGCGAGCACAGGCCCCTTCAGGCGGTCTGACCGGAGGCCCTCAGCCTGCCGGGGCGGTGAGCCGCTGTGCAGGTGTCGCGTGAGGCCGGGGCGTGGACGAGGCCGTGAACCGGCCCACGGCGGCCGGCCGCAAGTCAGCCGTAGTACTCGCGCATCAGCTCCACCGACCACCGCGGCTGCACGACCTC includes these proteins:
- a CDS encoding MOSC domain-containing protein, whose translation is MSGTVTAVSSNAEYSFTKPNRDSITLLAGLGVEGDVHAGVTVKHRSRVAKDPTVPNLRQVHFIHQELFDEVREAGFEVAPGELGENITTRGLDLLGLPTGTLLRIGAEAVVELTGLRNPCLQIDNFQNGLLKQCVGRDEDGNIVRKAGVMSVVRTGGVIRPGDPIKVELPEGEHRPLQAV